ACAAAAACAGATCCAACATCCCTCATCATATCATTTATCATCTTAAGAAATTTAATAACAATATTATTGTATTTATGGCCTACTGCAAACTTACAAGGCAACGAAGAACATTCGCTCCTCAATTTATTCACACTAAATACCAACGCATAAATAAAATCTCGATGATATTGAAAAGCCATATAAATATATTCATCATTCATCTCATTAGGTTGCATTAGTTCCTCGTCTAATACCTTAGCAAAAGTCACATATGGATAAGTATCAGCAGCACGATAAGGGCGCGACTTAAGCTTTTTAAAATACAAAGCATGTGTATGATAATAGTTTTGTTTATAGTTAAAAACATCTTTATATATTCCGTCAAATTGATTTATAGATTCTTCTTTCGTTTTTACGTCGCTGGGCCCTCCTTCTGATAACAACCACTCCCAATCTAATCCTTCTCCATACTCATCAAGACCTATCAGATTTGATACCCATTCTTTATATACAGGTTCACACTTTTGTAACACTGGTGTTAATGCGTTTTCTTCGCTTTTAACCTCAGCAGGAAGAGGAGATAAAAGTCCAGCTACATCTTCGCTTTTAACTTCAGAAGGAAGGGGAGATGAAGGTCCAACTACATCTTGCTCTCCTGGCTTTTCTCCTTCCTGTATTTCATTAACTAAAGGAATCGGTATCTCTCTATCTATAACAACTAATGGGACGATTGGTATCTTGATTCCTTTACCTTCTAACTTATTGCTAATTATTATTTTCTCTGGTTTAACTTTGCTTTCTTCTGTATCTTGATAACAATTTATTATCAACACACTCAACAATACCATACTTACTCTTACCATATAAATTTCTCCCTTTTATACTATTTCTTTATTGGGATAACTATTATTAATTATTACTTCAGCACATCATCAACTTTAAGCATCAATCTTTGTTTATCTCTTAGAACCAAACCTCTATTCATTAAGTCCGATAAATAATTCCTTATTCTATAATAAGATAAATTCGTATCTTTCTTAATTTCCCTCAAAGGCTTTATAGTGCGCTTATCATCTTCTAAATTAGATGCAATAAACTCAAGTGATTCATCAACTCTTTTAAACGGTTTTTTATTCTTTTCTAAACTAGGGATTCGACTACCTTGTATCTTTTTAGCCTTACTTCTTGTAGGCAATGGGACAGAGTGTAATAACTTTTGTTCATAAAACTTGTGATAAGCATTATGTATTATACAGAATGCCATTGCTAAAAATATATCTAGACAAACAGACAACAATAATAATGAATAAACAAAAATTATATTCAGATAATCATCTCTAGCAATAACAACTGATGTTCCATTTAAAACATTAGCCGCTTTAATGCGATTATTATTTACAGCTGTTGTTTCAATCAAATTACCAAGCTTGAAACGCAAATCCCTTAAAGATTGTAAATATTCATCCCTTTGACTAAATAAAGCCTTATTTTCTCTGCTCGCATTTTCAATTTCTCTCATGTAATCTTGCTTCATAGTTTTATATGTAAAGTCCAAATTCAAGTGCTTATTCTTGGCAAATTCTATACGATCATTGTTATTCTTAATCTTAACATCAATACTAGCTATTTCACCCTCAATTATCCGCTCTTTATCAGAAAGTAGCCTGCGCATAGCTTCCTCTTTTTCACTTTGACTTTTTTTAACGCTCAAAATAGTATCCCTAATAGTATCTTCAAACATCAAACTAAAGAAACTCTCAAAACTCATCCATGAACTTACAGACTGTGTTACAAGCCCTATCACTAGTAATACAAATATTGCCACTCTCTCTAAGCGCGCAAACACTGAAGCCTTAACAATATCCTCCACTACACGCTTCCTTAGTAAGGACAGAAAATACAATAATATTGAAGATGGTACCATTATAATGACTATTGTAAATGACAGCGTGTGATATAATTTAGCATTACTGCCAACATTATAACTTGCAAATCCTCTATGAGAATGCACCACATTGAAGAAAAATAAAAAGAGAGCAAACATTATCAACCAAATGTTGCGAATAAAAAATTCAAAATTAAGTTTCCAAGAATCTAGAATGCTAAACTCAACATTAATATCTTTTTTATCGTCTCTACTTATCATCAAAGCCCCTCTATTCTAATTATATTACCACACAACTAACCAATTTTACATACCCTTGACTACTTGTGATGAAATACTTAAACTGTGATGAAATACTTAAACTGTGATGAAATACTTAAACTGTGATGAAATACTTAAACTGTGATGAAATACTTAAACTGTGATGAAATACTTAAACTGTGATGAAATACTTAAACTGTGATGAAATACTTAAACTGTGATGAAATACTTAAACTGTGATGAAATACTTAAACTGTGATGAAATACTTAAACTGTGACGAAATACTTAAACTGTGATGAAATACTTAAACTGTGATGAAATACTTAAACTGTGACGAAATACTTAAACTGTGATGAAATACTTAAACTGTGATGAAATACTTAAACTGTGATGAAATACTTAAACTGTGATGAAATACTTAAACTGTGATGAAATACTTAAACTGTGATGAAATACTTAAACTGTGATGAAATACTTAAACTGTGATGAAATACTTAAACTGTGATGAAATACTTAAACTGTGATGAAATACTTAAACTGTGATGAAATACTTAAACTGTGATGAAATACTTAAACTGTGATGAAATACTTAAACTGTGATGAAATACTTAAACTGTGATGAAATACTTAAACTGTGATGAAATACTTAAACTGTGACGAAATACTTAAACTGTGATGAAATACTTAAACTGTGATGAAATACTTAAACTGTGATGAAATACTTAAACTGTGATGAAATACTTAAACTGTGATGAAATACTTAAACTGTGATGAAATACTTAAACTGTGATGAAATACTTAAACTGTGATGAAATACTTAAACTGTGACGAAATACTTAAACTGTGACGAAATACTTAAACTGTGATGAAATACTTAAACTGTGATGAAATACTTAAACTGTGATGAAATACTTAAACTGTGACGAAATACTTAAACTGTGATGAAATACTTAAACTGTGATGAAATACTTAAACTGTGATGAAATACTTAAACTGTGATGAAATACTTAAACTGTGATGAAATACTTAAACTGTGATGAAATACTTAAACTGTGATGAAATACTTAAACTGTGATGAAATACTTAAACTGTGATGAAATACTTAAACTGTGATGAAATACTTAAACTGTGATGAAATACTTAAACTGTGATGAAATACTTAAACTGTGATGAAATACTTAAACTGTGATGAAATACTTAAACTGTGATGAAATACTTAAACTGTGATGAAATACTTAAACTGTGATGAAATACTTAAACTGTGATGAAATACTTAAACCGTGATGAAATACTTAAACTGTGACGAAATACAAATCGCTGCCTCTACTAAGAAATTCCTAAATATTTTCCTAAAGACACAAATAATTGTGCTACAAAATATGACGCAGCAAGCGCAGCAATAACCGTCAAAGACGAAATTAACTGCCCCTTAAATCCTAACCTGCTCTCAATCAAAGTCAATCGAGAATTGATTTGTACTAAATCAGTTTTAACAACCTCTATCTTTTCATCAAGCTTATCTACCCTAGCATCAAGTTTATCTATCTTCTCATTAAGTCTAGACTCTACTCTATCTATCTTTTCATCAAGCTTATCTACCCTAGCATCAAGTTTATCTATCTTCTCATTAAGTCTAGACTCTACTCCTTCTATCTTCTCATTAAGTCTAGACTCTACTCCTTCTATCTTCTCATTAAGTCTAGACTCTACTCCTTCTATCTTCTCATTAAGTCTAGACTCTACTCCTTCTATCTTCTCATTAAGTCTAGACTCTACTCCTTCTATCTTCTCATTAAGTCTAGACTCTATTCCTTCTATCTTCTCATTTAAATCATTCCTGAATATATTTATCTTGTCATCTAAATAGTGAAAATTATCCAACATTCTATCTTGAAAAATATCAAACTTTTCTTCAAGAACATAATAACTAATAATCTGACCATCAAATGTCACACTATGATAATCTTTCTTAACTCTCTCAGGCCTAACTGCACTCTTAGCTATCTCTTCATCATTTACTTGTTCTTTTTCTGCAACACCCATATTTAACCTCGATTAATTCTTTACATTCTAACTAATTATAACATATCAAGCTTCAATTACTAATTGACTCTTTTCAAAAGAATAAGGCCAGTAACCAAAGTTACTGGCCTTATTCAGGGTGTAACACAGTAAGGATAATAAATTATCTTGCTGTGTACAAATAATATTATATCCATAATTTCAAAAAAGTCAATTGATTTTCTCGATTGTTTAAATATTTTTCTATTCAGCCATCCTAAAACTCATTGAATGCTCCCGAGCTTTAAGCATACGCACAAGCTTATCGGCATCCAAAACATCACCATTGAAATTGTAATTATTAATAATTACTTGTCCCTTACCATTTCCTTCACTTTTTTGTATTTTATTAATTTCCTCTGCAATAATTCTTGCCTCAAGATTACGCAAATTTTCATCAATTGGCGCTGGAGTTACTCTTACAAGCTCGCTCTGGCCCATCTCACTAGTCATCAGTCCTGCACCAGGCATATATGTTGGTCTTGTAGTCTTAAACCGGGCACCTTTGCGTGCAAGTTTAATTTCCTGCACAGAGCCTGCAGATTTTACTTTTGCTATTCTCTTTAATATCTCGTCTAATACTCCTTGAGCACGCTCTAAATCACTAGCTTTGCTCCAGTACCAATTATATGAATTTACTTTATCAACTTCTGCCTGGGCCTTAATTCGCTCCCCTTCAAGATTTTCAAGTTTACGATGACGTTCCCCTTCAATCTTTTTAGAATCTTCTGCCTTAGTTATTGCTTCACTCTCTTGTTGTCTTTTAGTTTTATACTCACTCTCTACTTGTGCAATCCGTTTTTGAAACTCCTCACCAGATATTTGCCCCTTACTTTGTGCCTGCTTCAAAAATTCAATCTCTTTACTATATTGGTCATCAAGCTCTCCTAACTTCTCTTTTCTCATTGCAATCTCACGATCAAAACCTTCTTCAAGACGAACAAGTGCAACCTCGCTTTGTTTAGCTAGTTCCTCTAAATCCTTGTCACGACGCTCTTCAATCTCTTTAATTCTTTGCTCTTCAAGTCCCTTGAAAATACCCACAGCAAAACTTAAAGTAGCTGAAGCCATTGCTCCCCAAGGGCCCATACTTGCTATCATGTCTTTTGATACATCAAATAATGACTGAGTAAGGGTATCTGCACCCTTAATACCTGCTACAACATTTTTTCCTAAATCTTCAGTAACAACTTTATTTACAACACCCGAAAGACTTTCTAATAGTGAGACAAAATTATCACGTAAACCTCCTGCCACCTTTTCGGATTGACTTGCAATTTGAAGCAAAGTATTTTTATTTGATTCATTAAGTTTTGCAAATTCTCCCTTATGCGACTCTGCAAAATCACGGTAAAGTTTATTAATCTCAGCTTGCATATCAGCACTAGCCTTTTCTCTCTCGGCTAAAGGACGCATCATGACTTCAAACTGCATTGAAATGACCCTTTGTTGCAAATCTTTGTGTGCCTCTACAAATCTTCGGTCAGTAGCAGTCTTACTAAATTCATTAACCCCCTTCTGCAGTGCCGTTAGCAAATTTTTATTTGATTCATTAAGAGACCGGAAACTTGATAAATACTTATCAACAAATGCTTTTTGCTTTTCATTAATAGTATTAGCAAGTTTTTTCATTGCTTCCTCTTGGGCTTCATATGGAAGCATCAAAATCTCTCTATTAAGTCTTGCTATTTCATCTTGCAAATCCTTGTGTTCATTTACAAAACCGAAATTAGACTTTGCAAAATTATTTACATCTCTCTCAACATTGGCAAGTGTTTTTTGATTCTCAGCGGTTAGCGAGTCAAAACTTGCACCATACTTAGCAATAAATGCCTTATTTTTAGCATTAATTATAGATTCTAAGCGACGGGTGGCTTTTTCTTGCTCTTCCAAAGGTTTTAAAGCCACTTCTCTTTGCATTTTAAAAATCTGATTTTGCAAATCTGCATAGTCTGAAATCATTTGTTTATTGAAATCATTTATTGCGGTTGAATCATATTTCTTCTCTCTCTCCTTCTCAGTCTTTTTATCATCAAGAAGATCTTTTAAAGAATCCTCTTTGCTTAGACCTAATATTTTAGACATTTTGTCCCAAATATTACTTGCCAAATTTGCAACTTTTTCAAAAAGCTTAACAATTGGATCAAATGCGGTTCTAAATCCTTCAACAAATTTACCAGAAACATAAACTACAAGCTCTGTTAACTTATCAAAAAGAGTAATTACTGCTGAAGTTACTTTTATAAGAGGCTCCAGAAGACCTACAATTAGCCATTGCTTCATCTTCTCAAAACCTATCATAAGAGGTTCAAGCGCCTTCCCAAGCTCTAGAAACAGTTTTTCACTCATTTTCGAAGTTTGAAGCTGGACATCTGCTAAAGTTTTTGCTTCACGAGCAGTATTGCCATAAAATTTACCACCCTCACTTGTAGCCCTTTTTAAGGCGCCGCTTAATTCTTCAAATCCAAGCTTACCCTCACTTGCCATCTTGAACAAAGACTTGCCTGCTACTCCCGCCTCTTCTGCCAAGATATCAGTAATATCAACTCCAGCATCACGAAGGGACTCAAGGTCCTCTAATGCAATCCTATTGCTAGATTCTACTTTAGAGTACACTTCAGCTAACTTCTCAAGCCCTTCGCTACTACCTCCTGCAGCCTCTCCAAACATACGCATTCGCTCACTAACTTCAGAAGCAGTTGCCCCATAAGAGAGCATGGTTTTAGCTGCATTATTTATAGCTTCACCAGTAAACAAGGTCTCCTCACCAAAAACCCTCATATCATCAGCTAAGACTTTCCCAACATCAACATCACCCAACATATTAGAAAAGACACCAACCTCTTCATTAAAGGAGGCCACAGAACCCAGAGCACCTGTAAATATTCCCGAAATAGTTGAACTTATCTTTTCAAGTGTTTTTACAATTAATGTTATTGGCAACACACTTGATACCATTCTCTCTAAAGCATCTGCTGCCCCTTGAGCAAACCCTTTTACATTAACTAAACCCTTACCAACACCTTTCAAAGTACTCCTTAGAGTCTTGATGTTCTTAGTTTTATCACCAACACCTCCAATTGAGTCTGCAAGTTTTTTGAAGTTCTTTCCCATCTTATCAGCATTTGAAATCAAAGCGTCATAAACAACATTAACGCCCGCTCCAGTCTTAGCAGCACTCTCTAATTTTGATTTCAAATCCTTTAGACTTTCAAATTTTTGTTCTGCAATCTTTGCAAGAGCACTAGATATCGCATCTAATTTAGCCTCATTACTAGTAGCAATTGACAAAGGAACTATAATCTCCTCAAGTGTCATTTACCTATACTCTCATTTTCAAGTTTTTTGATGTAAAGATTAAGTTCATTCAAAACAAGCACAAACCAATAATTTTGCTCAAAAAGGCCCCCTTGATTGGGAAGGCTACCAACACTTCTTGAAAGCAATGCCTGATTTATAAGGTGCATTAAGGGTTTCTCATTATGCTTAATCCAATTAATTTCATTTTTCATTTCTTGTAAAAATTCATCTTTTATTTGCTCTGAAAACTTCAATGCTATGGGGTAATAGTCTCGTTTGGCAATATAGTGCAGGGCAAGCTCGACTTTTTTGAAGCACCCTCCACCTTTAAGGTATCAGACACATTGTAAATTTCCACTGCCAAGTTTGATAACATATCTTGCAAAAGCACAGCATCCTTCTCAACTATTTCTTTAGTTACAAGATTACCACTCTGGTCAAATAGTCCTCTAAATCCTACAACATTATCTTTCCAAATTTTTTTTACAAATTCCATCTGTTGATTTGTTACATCTAAAGCTACCCTAGGATCAACTTCTTTGGTAGAATTTTTGGTTAATTTTTGGAGTAATTCAATTTGAAGAACCTTGATCTTTTCAATAAATCCATAATTTACACCCTCAAGTATTACAAATGCTTCCTCACTATCCTTTTCATTAACAGTATGAGCCACATTTCCTTTTTTTCTTATATAATCTGGAATATAAGGCAACTCAATACGCCCTGACAAATTAACATTAATCACCATAAAACTATCACCTCCTCTAATTAGATTTCAAAAAATTTAGCATCTTTAATATAGTCATAAGACATTGAAACTAATGGTTTTGAAAGTGTTACTTGATATTTTTGGTCAATTTTTTGATTTGACAAATCCTGACTTGGACTGAATGTTGCTATTTGCCCTTCTCCAATCATGAATTTAGTTCTCTGGTCTTCACTTTGACCTTGATTTACAAAAACTACAAAAAATTCATAATTACGAGGCAATATTCTTCTTCCAATCTGATATCCATTACCATTCTTTTTGACAACATCCCGGGTTACAAAGTGTGAATGCTCTATATAAGTCTCAAGCAATTCTTCCTTATTCTCAGAAGTTTCCTTAATAGAATATCCAGAAAACTCAACTGTTTGTTCTGGTATCTTACCAATAGCTGATATTGAACCACATACTGTCTTTAGTGTCTCAGTAGCTTTAGTTGAACTGATTGAATATGCATAACCAATACAATACGTTCTAAAAAGCAATACTTCAATTTCATCATTATTATCAAAACATTTTTTCAAATCTTCACACATTGAATCGTGATAGTATAAAATACTACCTTCTTTTAGATCCAAGGTGCCAAGCTTAGAATTTGCACTTACAGTTTTAACTCTAAAAATACATTCTTTGATTGATTTCCACTTACTAGGCTTGGCGGTTGAAAAAGGTAGGTCTTTTACAACTAGGTCCTTTGGCAAGGTCCCTTCAAGAGCAGCAGTATCCTTTATGTCCGACCCACTAAAACACCACTTGAACTTAGGAATGTTAACTGATACTAAAACAACACCAGAAGGCATTTTCAATTTTTGTTCTGCCATTTATATTCTCCTTTAGATTTCAAAAAATTTAGCATCTTTAATATAGTCATAAGACATTGAAACTAATGGTTTTGAAAGTGTTACTTGATATTTTTGGTCAATTTTTTGATTTGACAAATCCTGACTTGGACTGAATGTTGCTATTTGCCCTTCTCCAATCATGAATTTAGTTCTCTGGTCTTCACTTTGACCTTGATTTACAAAAACTACAAAAAATTCATAATTACGAGGTAAAGTCTGCTTCCCAATCTCATACTTCTTGTCATTATTATCCTTCTTGACAACATCCCGGGTTACAAAGTGTGAATGCTCTATATAAGTCTCAAGCAATTCTTCCTTATTCTCAGAAGTTTCCTTAATAGAATATCCAGAAAACTCAACTGTTTGTTCTGGTATCTTACCAATAGCTGATATTGAACCACATACTGTCTTTAGTGTCTCAGTAGCTTTAGTTGAACTGATTGAATATGCATAACCAATACAATACGTTCTAAAAAGCAATACTTCAATTTCATCATTATTATCAAATAATTCCTTCAAATTATCATACATTGAATCGTGATAGTATAAAATACTACCTTCTTTTAGATCCAAGGTGCCAAGCTTAGAATTTGCACTTACAGTTTTAACTCTAAAAATACATTCTTTGATTGATTTCCACTTACTAGGCTTGGTGGTTGAAAAAGGTAGGTCTTTTACAACTAGGTCCTTTGGCAAGGTCCCTTCAAGAGCAGCAGTATCCTTTATGTCCGACCCACTAAAACACCACTTGAACTTAGGAATGTTAACTGATACTAAAACAACACCAGAAGGCATTTTCAATTTTTGTTCTGCCATTTATTTCTCCTTTCGCAAACACAATAAACCTAAATCACTCCCATTAATCCTGATACCAAGAATGCTCCTTATAACAGTTATCATATTAATATCTTGTGAATCTTCATCTACAACTTGCGAATCATCAATAGTAAATGACTGGAGGGAATATTTAGACACTAAAAAGTTAACTATCAAAGTTGCAACCTCAAGACCAAGAGTTGGATGGTCGCTACAGTGTGTATAAACTAAAAAATCAAGACCTACCGCAAAAGAATAATCCTTACATTTAAGCACAACTTCTCCTTTGCTTTTTAATGCAAAAACTACCGCTGGAAGCTTAAGCGTTGTACAAGTGAAAATTTCAGATTTATAGTAAATTTGTGTTGTTGCAAATTTATTGTAAAATAGATAATTCTTCAAATCTTTCTTAAATGTGTGCAAAAATTGCTGCATAAACTTCATCTAAGTAAATCCTTTGCCTTATCCTGAATGTCTTTTGTCCAGTTTGTATACTGCTTACTAGCACCCCTCGTCTTTAGCTTAATCCATATAGGAACGGCAACATCAGAGAGTCCCTTATAAGAAGCCCATATCTTAATTCTTGCTAAGCTGGGTTTTGGAAAATCTGGATTGTACACTTCTCCTAAATCTAACATCCCAGATAGCAAAGAGTTTACTTTGATACTAATATCAAAACCTTTATCTGATTCTTGAGATTCAACACTAGCTATATCACTCAGACGACCTGGAATTTGGGACTTGAAAACATCAAAATTCTTTCTTATTCTAAACCCAATGAAGCTTTTAATTTTTTCAAAAATCGATTTCTTTATATTAATCAAATTAACCTCCTCTCAAGATACTAGCCAATACTTAAAAAAGTCTGATGGTCAACCCTAGGGAAAAGAGCATCAAGACTCTCAAGCAAGTGTCTAAACTTACAATCTTTCTGTTGTCCCGGTTTAAAACATCTAGAATTAAATACTTCACCGTACACAACATCAAGCAACATGAATAACCAATTCCTGTAAGCTTCTCTTTCCATATGATAAAGACCCAAAATCGATTTTGCATACCTTAAACACTCCAAAAGCTCTGATTGAAGGGAAGATGATATATCTATACTACCATCTTCCCTAATGCACATCATACGCAAAGACTCTATGGAAGTTGAACTTATCCATATATTTAGAGTATCTCTATCATTAATATCATTACGCTGACTCATATATTAGTAAATCTCTTTTAGAATATTGGTCAAAATTACTCTCAACTTGAAATAGTAATCTCAACAACTTCTTGTGGAGAAAAATGAATAACCCCTGCTGATTGCATTGATGCATGAATATAATCACCATCAGGACCTGCAAATCTTCTAAAGAATATTTCAGGAAGCATTGGCAGATACATTACTTCGGGATTTGGCTCATAAAGAATTGGATGCTCAAGTCCTTTAAACACCAAAGTTACTATATGATGGTCTTTTAGAAGCGCGTCCTTTACTGTTATGTATTGCGGTTCACTGTAGAGCTCTAACAAAAGACGTGAAAATTTATGAGGTAAGAGTAGGTGGTAAAACCCAGAAAGGTTTTTCTTATACTCCTCGGATTTACTTTTAGCCTCCACAACTTTTTGATGCAAAGCACTTCCACTATTTAATGATGAAGATGTACTTGTTATTTTGCTTCTGCCCGTAAGTGTTGCAATACCTTCCATCTTAATATCAGGCTTTCCAAATATAACTGAATGATAAGCATCGTTCATAAGACCAAGTTCTAAATTAGCCTTAACTTCATCCTCACTCATAGAACCAGACATCAAATCCTGAAGCGAAATTCTCTGTACTGTGTCAAATACATGCATCTTATATGACATCTCTTGAAAGCAGATACTACTTCTTCCAATCTCATTACTATGATCTCCAAAACTTGCAGTAACATTATGCTCTAATACTGACTTACGAGCCACATAATATCCTTGCCTAAGCTCACTTCTGCTTATAATCTTATAAGGTATGAGATCTTCAACACCCTCTTTCACAAGTTGCACAACATCTCCACTATAAGTACCACTTGACTCTACAAAAATACTTCTGCTCATTATCTACACTCCTCTAAATTATGAAGAAAATTTTCTATTACCACTAGAATCATATTCATGACCAATCTGAATATCTAATAGCACGACCTTACCTGTACCACTAGCACTAGTACCGGCACTCACATCCTTGATTCTACCAACCTGAATTCCTCCCTTTCCGTCTTTAGAAAGTTTCCCTGATTTAAAAAATACGTACTGACCAATTTTAGGATCTGAGAAAGATGTATCAAGGGTTACTGCCAATTCACCACTTCTCCTAATAGGAACTAGCTCACCTGGCAAATAATTTTCTGACTCATGCGATGCTATGTTTGTCTTTCTCATAGCAAATCCACGAATAACATGAATGTTGTTTGAAGAAGAACTGACTGTATTAGATGTTGCTTTTTTTACTAAAATATCCCCCATGGGAGATGATTTACTTGATATTACTAGGTCCCCAGGACATATAGCATCTGATCCTACATCAACTATTCCAGTCTCAGTTTGATGAAGTCCAGATTTATGCTCAACTCCTGGAGTAAAAATTTTCCCTACTTTAGTAAAATCAAAATCAGACATATTAAACCCCCTTAAGCATAAATTTTTCCTTATGTCTTTGTGATATAGTACTATTTATGATCTTCCCAACGTACCTATTGCGAGCATTAACCATTTGTTTGTAAGATGTAAGTTCTTGTACAAGTAAACTTATATTTTCAATCTGTAAATCAAGATCTCCAGATTCATCTACTCTAAATTTGATGTTATATTTCTTCTTCATAGCATCTAAGAATGCCAATTTTGCATCCTTAATACTACTTGCATTAGAAAATGGGGGGGGTAATCTCATACTGCTCGCAAGCTTTCTCTAAGTGTGTTAAAAGCTTAGAATCTTTGAAAGCATCAACTTCAGCCTGCTTTTCAGCTTGTTTTCTAGCTTTAGTAAAATTGCTCTCAGCTTCAGCTAATCTTCTCTCAAAATCCTCTCTTGGGACCATATCTGGTAACTTTTTAGAATCTGATATTAATTTATCATATTCTTCAACAGAAATTGTTACCAGGTCTTTATTATTGTTAGAATCAGAAGAAGAACCACTTGATAAGGATATTTCATTAAGTAATTGTTCGCCCTTCATATAAACCTCCTTTACCCTTCATATAAACCTCCTTTAAATTAAAAATTTC
This genomic stretch from Borrelia hermsii DAH harbors:
- the fliD gene encoding flagellar filament capping protein FliD, with the protein product MGVAEKEQVNDEEIAKSAVRPERVKKDYHSVTFDGQIISYYVLEEKFDIFQDRMLDNFHYLDDKINIFRNDLNEKIEGIESRLNEKIEGVESRLNEKIEGVESRLNEKIEGVESRLNEKIEGVESRLNEKIEGVESRLNEKIDKLDARVDKLDEKIDRVESRLNEKIDKLDARVDKLDEKIEVVKTDLVQINSRLTLIESRLGFKGQLISSLTVIAALAASYFVAQLFVSLGKYLGIS
- a CDS encoding tape measure protein; this translates as MTLEEIIVPLSIATSNEAKLDAISSALAKIAEQKFESLKDLKSKLESAAKTGAGVNVVYDALISNADKMGKNFKKLADSIGGVGDKTKNIKTLRSTLKGVGKGLVNVKGFAQGAADALERMVSSVLPITLIVKTLEKISSTISGIFTGALGSVASFNEEVGVFSNMLGDVDVGKVLADDMRVFGEETLFTGEAINNAAKTMLSYGATASEVSERMRMFGEAAGGSSEGLEKLAEVYSKVESSNRIALEDLESLRDAGVDITDILAEEAGVAGKSLFKMASEGKLGFEELSGALKRATSEGGKFYGNTAREAKTLADVQLQTSKMSEKLFLELGKALEPLMIGFEKMKQWLIVGLLEPLIKVTSAVITLFDKLTELVVYVSGKFVEGFRTAFDPIVKLFEKVANLASNIWDKMSKILGLSKEDSLKDLLDDKKTEKEREKKYDSTAINDFNKQMISDYADLQNQIFKMQREVALKPLEEQEKATRRLESIINAKNKAFIAKYGASFDSLTAENQKTLANVERDVNNFAKSNFGFVNEHKDLQDEIARLNREILMLPYEAQEEAMKKLANTINEKQKAFVDKYLSSFRSLNESNKNLLTALQKGVNEFSKTATDRRFVEAHKDLQQRVISMQFEVMMRPLAEREKASADMQAEINKLYRDFAESHKGEFAKLNESNKNTLLQIASQSEKVAGGLRDNFVSLLESLSGVVNKVVTEDLGKNVVAGIKGADTLTQSLFDVSKDMIASMGPWGAMASATLSFAVGIFKGLEEQRIKEIEERRDKDLEELAKQSEVALVRLEEGFDREIAMRKEKLGELDDQYSKEIEFLKQAQSKGQISGEEFQKRIAQVESEYKTKRQQESEAITKAEDSKKIEGERHRKLENLEGERIKAQAEVDKVNSYNWYWSKASDLERAQGVLDEILKRIAKVKSAGSVQEIKLARKGARFKTTRPTYMPGAGLMTSEMGQSELVRVTPAPIDENLRNLEARIIAEEINKIQKSEGNGKGQVIINNYNFNGDVLDADKLVRMLKAREHSMSFRMAE
- a CDS encoding structural cement protein Gp24; the protein is MSDFDFTKVGKIFTPGVEHKSGLHQTETGIVDVGSDAICPGDLVISSKSSPMGDILVKKATSNTVSSSSNNIHVIRGFAMRKTNIASHESENYLPGELVPIRRSGELAVTLDTSFSDPKIGQYVFFKSGKLSKDGKGGIQVGRIKDVSAGTSASGTGKVVLLDIQIGHEYDSSGNRKFSS